A single window of Helicobacter pylori NCTC 11637 = CCUG 17874 = ATCC 43504 = JCM 12093 DNA harbors:
- a CDS encoding AAA domain-containing protein, whose translation MGTSLSQHQVLGATCVGLAVKHLGIELMEFDVTIIDETGRATAPEILIPALRTKKLILIGDHNQLPPSIDRYLLEQLESDDIQNLDAIDRQLLEESFFENLYKYIPESNKAMLNE comes from the coding sequence TTGGGCACTTCACTAAGTCAGCATCAAGTTTTAGGGGCTACTTGTGTTGGTCTTGCTGTTAAGCATCTTGGGATTGAATTGATGGAATTTGATGTTACCATCATAGATGAGACAGGCAGGGCCACAGCACCAGAAATCTTGATTCCTGCACTTCGCACTAAAAAACTGATCTTAATAGGCGATCACAACCAGCTCCCACCTAGCATTGATAGGTACCTCCTAGAACAATTAGAGAGCGATGATATTCAAAACTTGGATGCCATTGATCGCCAATTATTGGAAGAGAGTTTTTTTGAAAATCTCTATAAGTATATTCCAGAGAGTAATAAGGCCATGCTTAATGAGTAA
- a CDS encoding AAA domain-containing protein — MPASIGSLVSQLFYKEKLKNGVIKNTSQFYDPKNIIRWINVEGEHKLEKTSSYNKNQVQKIIELLEQINRILNQRKIRKTIGIITPYNAQKRCLRSEVEKYGFKNFDELKIDTVDAFQGEKADIIIYSTVKTYGNLSFLIDSKRLNVLFLGQKKISFLWAKSLSLRICEAMRRISLALFCKSVDR, encoded by the coding sequence ATGCCTGCTTCTATTGGATCGCTAGTTAGTCAGCTTTTTTATAAAGAGAAACTTAAGAATGGAGTGATCAAAAATACCTCGCAATTTTACGATCCTAAGAATATTATCCGTTGGATTAATGTTGAAGGGGAGCATAAACTAGAAAAAACAAGTAGCTATAACAAAAATCAAGTTCAAAAAATCATAGAGCTTTTAGAGCAAATCAATCGCATTCTTAATCAAAGAAAAATCAGAAAAACCATAGGAATTATCACACCTTATAATGCCCAAAAAAGATGCTTGCGATCAGAAGTGGAAAAATACGGCTTCAAGAATTTTGATGAGCTCAAAATAGACACTGTGGATGCCTTTCAAGGCGAGAAGGCAGATATTATTATTTATTCCACCGTGAAAACTTATGGTAATCTTTCTTTCTTGATAGATTCTAAACGCTTGAATGTGCTATTTCTAGGGCAAAAGAAAATCTCATTTTTGTGGGCAAAAAGTCTTTCTTTGAGAATTTGCGAAGCGATGAGAAGAATATCTTTAGCGCTATTTTGCAAGTCTGTAGATAGGTAA
- a CDS encoding urease-enhancing factor: MKTIRNSMFIGASLLGGCASVETRFDALRVACVKDAVIEKESHHTPKDFGSFYFSNQTDIGF, encoded by the coding sequence ATGAAAACCATTAGAAATAGTATGTTTATTGGAGCGTCTTTACTCGGCGGTTGTGCTAGCGTTGAAACTCGCTTTGACGCTCTGCGTGTCGCTTGCGTTAAAGACGCCGTTATAGAGAAAGAATCGCACCACACGCCCAAAGACTTTGGTAGCTTTTATTTTAGCAATCAAACTGATATTGGGTTTTAG
- the cagA gene encoding type IV secretion system oncogenic effector CagA has translation MTNETINQQPQTEAAFNPQQFINNLQVAFLKVDNAVASYDPDQKPIVDKNDRDNRQAFDGISQLREEYSNKAIKNPTKKNQYFSDFINKSNDLINKDNLIDIGSSIKSFQKFGTQRYRIFTSWVSHQNDPSKINTRSIRNFMENIIQPPIPDDKEKAEFLKSAKQSFAGIIIGNQIRTDQKFMGVFDEFLKERQEAEKNGEPTGGDWLDIFLSFVFNKEQSSDVKEAINQEPVPHVQPDIATTTTHIQGLPPESRDLLDERGNFSKFTLGDMEMLDVEGVADIDPNYKFNQLLIHNNALSSVLMGSHNGIEPEKVSLLYAGNGGFGAKHDWNATVGYKNQQGDNVATLINVHMKNGSGLVIAGGEKGINNPSFYLYKEDQLTGSQRALSQEEIRNKIDFMEFLAQNNAKLDNLSEKEKEKFQNEIEDFQKDSKAYLDALGNDRIAFVSKKDPKHSALITEFGKGDLSYTLKDYGKKADRALDREKNVTLQGNLKHDSVMFVNYSNFKYTNASKSPDKGVGVTNGVSHLDAGFSKVAVFNLPDLNNLAITSFVRRNLENKLVTEGLSLQEANKLIKDFLSSNKELVGKALNFNKAVADAKNTGNYDEVKKAQKDLEKSLRKREHLEKEVEKKLESKSGNKNKMEAKAQANSQKDKIFALINKEANRDARAIAYSQNLKGIKRELSDKLEKINKDLKDFSKSFDEFKNGKNKDFSKAEETLKALKGSVKDLGINPEWISKVENLNAALNEFKNGKNKDFSKVTQAKSDLENSVKDVIINQKITDKVDNLNQAVSMAKATGDFSRVEQALADLKNFSKEQLAQQTQKNESFNVGKKSEIYQSVKNGVNGTLVGNGLSGIEATALAKNFSDIKKELNEKFKNFNNNNNNGLENEPIYAKVNKKKTGQVASPEEPIYAQVAKKVNAKIDRLNQAASGLGGVGQAGFPLKRHDKVDDLSKVGRSVSPEPIYATIDDLGGPFPLKRHDKVDDLSKVGRSVSPEPIYATIDDLGGPFPLKRHDKVDDLSKVGRSVSPEPIYATIDDLGGPFPLKRHDKVDDLSKVGLSRNQELAQKIDNLSQAVSEAKAGFFSNLEQTIDKLKDSTKYNSVNLWVESAKKVPASLSAKLDNYATNSHTRINSNIQNGAINEKATGMLTQKNPEWLKLVNDKIVAHNVGSVPLSEYDKIGFNQKNMKDYSDSFKFSTKLNNAVKDVKSSFTQFLANAFSTGYYSLARENAEHGIKNVNTKGGFQKS, from the coding sequence ATGACTAACGAAACCATTAACCAACAACCACAAACCGAAGCGGCTTTTAACCCGCAGCAATTTATCAACAATCTTCAAGTGGCTTTTCTTAAAGTTGATAACGCTGTCGCTTCATACGATCCTGATCAAAAACCAATCGTTGATAAGAATGATAGGGATAACAGGCAAGCTTTTGATGGAATCTCGCAATTAAGGGAAGAATACTCCAATAAAGCGATCAAAAATCCTACCAAAAAGAATCAGTATTTTTCAGACTTTATCAATAAGAGCAATGATTTAATCAACAAAGACAATCTCATTGATATAGGTTCTTCCATAAAAAGCTTTCAGAAATTTGGGACTCAGCGTTACCGAATTTTCACAAGTTGGGTGTCCCATCAAAACGATCCGTCTAAAATCAACACCCGATCGATCCGAAATTTTATGGAAAATATCATACAACCCCCTATCCCTGATGACAAAGAAAAAGCAGAGTTTTTGAAATCTGCCAAACAATCTTTTGCAGGAATCATTATAGGGAATCAAATCCGAACGGATCAAAAGTTCATGGGCGTGTTTGATGAATTCTTGAAAGAAAGGCAAGAAGCAGAAAAAAATGGAGAGCCTACTGGTGGGGATTGGTTGGATATTTTTTTATCATTTGTATTTAACAAAGAACAATCTTCTGATGTCAAAGAAGCAATCAATCAAGAACCAGTTCCCCATGTCCAACCAGATATAGCCACTACCACCACCCACATACAAGGCTTACCGCCTGAATCTAGGGATTTGCTTGATGAAAGGGGTAATTTTTCTAAATTCACTCTTGGCGATATGGAAATGTTAGATGTTGAGGGCGTCGCCGACATTGATCCTAATTACAAGTTCAATCAATTATTGATTCACAATAACGCTCTGTCTTCTGTGTTAATGGGGAGTCATAATGGCATAGAACCTGAAAAAGTTTCATTATTGTATGCGGGCAATGGTGGTTTTGGAGCCAAGCACGATTGGAACGCCACCGTTGGTTATAAAAACCAACAAGGCGACAATGTGGCTACACTCATTAATGTGCATATGAAAAACGGCAGTGGCTTAGTCATAGCAGGTGGTGAGAAAGGGATTAACAACCCTAGTTTTTATCTCTACAAAGAAGACCAACTCACAGGCTCACAACGAGCATTGAGTCAAGAAGAGATCCGAAACAAAATAGATTTCATGGAATTTCTTGCACAAAACAATGCTAAATTAGACAACTTGAGCGAGAAAGAGAAAGAAAAATTCCAAAATGAGATTGAAGATTTTCAAAAAGACTCTAAGGCTTATTTAGACGCCCTAGGGAATGATCGTATTGCCTTTGTTTCTAAAAAAGACCCAAAACATTCAGCTTTAATTACTGAGTTTGGTAAGGGGGATTTGAGCTACACTCTCAAAGATTATGGGAAAAAAGCAGATAGAGCTTTAGATAGGGAGAAAAATGTTACTCTTCAAGGTAACCTAAAACATGATAGCGTGATGTTTGTTAATTATTCTAATTTCAAATACACCAACGCCTCCAAGAGTCCTGATAAGGGTGTAGGCGTTACAAATGGCGTTTCCCATTTAGACGCAGGCTTTAGCAAGGTAGCTGTCTTTAATTTGCCTGATTTAAATAATCTCGCTATCACTAGTTTCGTAAGGCGGAATTTAGAGAATAAACTAGTCACTGAAGGATTGTCCCTACAAGAAGCTAATAAGCTTATCAAAGATTTTTTGAGCAGCAACAAAGAATTGGTTGGAAAAGCTTTAAACTTCAATAAAGCTGTAGCTGACGCTAAAAACACAGGCAACTATGATGAAGTGAAAAAAGCTCAGAAAGATCTTGAAAAATCTCTAAGGAAACGAGAGCATTTAGAGAAAGAAGTAGAGAAAAAATTGGAGAGCAAAAGCGGCAACAAAAATAAAATGGAAGCGAAAGCTCAAGCTAACAGCCAAAAAGATAAGATTTTTGCGTTGATCAATAAAGAGGCTAATAGGGACGCAAGAGCAATCGCTTACTCTCAGAATCTTAAAGGCATCAAAAGGGAATTGTCTGATAAACTTGAAAAAATCAACAAGGATTTGAAAGACTTTAGTAAATCTTTTGATGAATTCAAAAATGGCAAAAATAAGGATTTTAGCAAGGCAGAAGAAACGCTAAAAGCCCTTAAAGGCTCGGTGAAAGATTTAGGTATCAATCCGGAATGGATTTCAAAAGTTGAAAACCTTAATGCAGCTTTGAATGAATTCAAAAATGGCAAAAATAAGGATTTCAGCAAGGTAACGCAAGCAAAAAGCGACCTTGAAAATTCCGTTAAAGATGTGATCATCAATCAAAAGATAACGGATAAAGTTGACAATCTCAATCAAGCGGTATCAATGGCTAAAGCAACGGGTGATTTCAGTAGGGTAGAGCAAGCGTTAGCCGATCTCAAAAACTTCTCAAAGGAGCAATTGGCTCAACAAACTCAAAAAAATGAAAGTTTCAATGTTGGAAAAAAATCTGAAATATATCAATCCGTTAAGAATGGTGTGAACGGAACCCTAGTCGGTAATGGGTTATCTGGAATAGAGGCCACAGCTCTCGCCAAAAATTTTTCGGATATCAAGAAAGAATTGAATGAGAAATTTAAAAATTTCAATAACAATAACAATAATGGACTCGAAAACGAACCCATTTATGCTAAAGTTAATAAAAAGAAAACAGGACAAGTAGCTAGCCCTGAAGAACCCATTTACGCTCAAGTTGCTAAAAAGGTGAATGCAAAAATTGACCGACTCAATCAAGCAGCAAGTGGTTTGGGTGGTGTAGGGCAAGCGGGCTTCCCTTTGAAAAGGCATGATAAAGTTGATGATCTCAGTAAGGTAGGGCGATCAGTTAGCCCTGAACCCATTTATGCTACGATTGATGATCTCGGCGGACCTTTCCCTTTGAAAAGGCATGATAAAGTTGATGATCTCAGTAAGGTAGGGCGATCAGTTAGCCCTGAACCCATTTATGCTACGATTGATGATCTCGGCGGACCTTTCCCTTTGAAAAGGCATGATAAAGTTGATGATCTCAGTAAGGTAGGGCGATCAGTTAGCCCTGAACCCATTTATGCTACGATTGATGATCTCGGCGGACCTTTCCCTTTGAAAAGGCATGATAAAGTTGATGATCTCAGTAAGGTAGGGCTTTCAAGGAATCAAGAATTGGCTCAGAAAATTGACAATCTCAGTCAAGCGGTATCAGAAGCTAAAGCAGGTTTTTTTAGCAATCTAGAGCAAACGATAGACAAGCTCAAAGATTCTACAAAATACAATTCTGTGAATCTATGGGTTGAAAGTGCAAAAAAAGTGCCTGCTAGTTTGTCAGCGAAACTAGACAATTACGCTACTAACAGCCACACACGCATTAATAGCAATATCCAAAATGGAGCAATCAATGAAAAAGCGACCGGTATGCTAACGCAAAAAAACCCTGAGTGGCTCAAGCTCGTGAATGATAAGATAGTTGCGCATAATGTGGGAAGCGTTCCTTTGTCAGAGTATGATAAAATTGGCTTCAACCAGAAGAATATGAAAGATTATTCTGATTCGTTCAAGTTTTCCACCAAGTTGAACAATGCTGTAAAAGACGTTAAGTCTAGCTTTACGCAATTTTTAGCCAATGCATTTTCTACAGGATATTACTCCTTGGCGAGGGAAAATGCGGAGCATGGAATCAAAAATGTTAATACAAAAGGTGGTTTCCAAAAATCTTAA
- the murI gene encoding glutamate racemase has product MKIGVFDSGVGGFSVLKSLLKAQLFDEIIYYGDSARVPYGTKDPTTIKQFGLEALDFFKPHQIKLLIVACNTASALALEEMQKHSKIPIVGVIEPSILAIKQQVKDKNASILVLGTKATIQSNAYDNALKQQGYLNVSHLATSLFVPLIEESILEGELLETCMRYYFTPLEILPEVIILGCTHFPLIAQKIEGYFMEHFALSTPPLLIHSGDAIVEYLQQKYALKKNAHAFPKVEFHASGDVIWLEKQAKEWLKL; this is encoded by the coding sequence ATGAAAATAGGCGTTTTTGATAGCGGTGTGGGGGGGTTTAGCGTTTTAAAAAGCCTCTTAAAAGCGCAACTATTTGATGAAATCATCTATTATGGCGATAGCGCTAGAGTGCCTTATGGCACTAAAGACCCCACCACGATCAAGCAATTTGGCTTAGAGGCTTTGGATTTTTTCAAACCGCACCAGATTAAATTATTGATTGTGGCATGCAACACAGCGAGCGCTCTAGCTTTAGAAGAGATGCAAAAGCATTCCAAAATCCCTATTGTGGGCGTGATTGAGCCAAGCATTTTAGCGATCAAGCAACAAGTAAAAGATAAAAACGCCTCTATTTTAGTGCTAGGGACAAAAGCGACGATTCAATCCAACGCTTATGACAATGCCCTGAAACAACAAGGCTATTTGAATGTTTCGCATTTAGCCACTTCTCTTTTTGTGCCTTTGATTGAAGAAAGTATTTTAGAGGGCGAATTGTTAGAAACTTGCATGCGTTATTATTTCACTCCATTAGAGATCTTACCTGAAGTGATCATTTTAGGTTGCACGCATTTTCCCTTGATCGCTCAAAAAATTGAGGGCTATTTTATGGAGCATTTTGCCCTTTCAACGCCCCCCCTACTCATCCATTCGGGCGATGCTATTGTGGAATATTTGCAACAAAAATACGCCCTTAAGAAAAATGCACACGCATTCCCTAAAGTGGAATTTCATGCGAGCGGCGATGTGATCTGGCTAGAAAAACAGGCTAAAGAATGGCTCAAATTGTAA
- the rho gene encoding transcription termination factor Rho — MNENAPTHKSSHKVKTHTPVSGYHIEDLRTYPTEKLLEIANKLKVENPQEFKRQDLMFEILKTQVTQGGYILFTGILEIMPDGYGFLRGFDGSFSDGHNDTYVSPSQIRRFALRNGDIVTGQVRSPKDQEKYYALLKIEAINYLPSDEIKNRPLFDNLTPLFPDEQIKLEYEPTKVTGRMLDLFSPVGKGQRALIVAPPRTGKTELMKELAQGITSNHPEVELIILLVDERPEEVTDMQRSVKGQVFSSTFDLPANNHIRIAELVLERAKRRVEMGKDVVVLLDSITRLARAYNAVTPSSGKVLSGGVDANALHRPKRFFGAARNIEESGSLTIIATALIETGSRMDEVIFEEFKGTGNSEIVLARNIADRRIYPAFDILKSGTRKDNILLGKDRLTKVWVLRNVMQQMDDIEALSFVYSKMQQTKDNEEFLNLMNEK; from the coding sequence ATGAACGAAAACGCGCCTACGCACAAAAGTTCGCACAAAGTCAAAACGCACACGCCAGTGAGCGGTTATCACATTGAAGATTTACGCACCTACCCTACTGAAAAGCTTTTAGAAATCGCTAACAAGCTCAAAGTGGAAAACCCCCAAGAATTCAAACGACAAGACTTGATGTTTGAAATTTTAAAAACCCAAGTTACGCAAGGCGGATACATTCTTTTTACCGGGATTTTAGAAATCATGCCTGATGGCTATGGCTTTTTAAGAGGGTTTGATGGGAGTTTTTCAGACGGGCATAACGACACTTATGTCAGCCCTTCTCAAATCAGGCGTTTTGCTTTAAGGAATGGCGATATTGTTACCGGTCAAGTGCGATCCCCCAAAGACCAGGAAAAATACTACGCCCTTTTAAAAATAGAAGCCATCAATTATTTGCCTTCAGATGAGATTAAAAACCGCCCTTTGTTTGACAATCTAACCCCCCTATTCCCGGATGAACAAATCAAATTAGAATACGAACCCACTAAAGTTACCGGCAGAATGTTAGATTTATTCAGCCCTGTGGGGAAAGGTCAAAGGGCTTTGATCGTCGCGCCACCAAGGACTGGGAAAACGGAGCTGATGAAAGAACTCGCCCAAGGCATCACTTCTAACCACCCTGAAGTGGAGCTGATTATCCTTTTAGTGGATGAGCGCCCTGAAGAAGTTACGGATATGCAACGAAGCGTTAAAGGTCAAGTTTTTAGCTCCACTTTTGATTTGCCCGCAAACAACCACATAAGAATCGCTGAATTAGTCCTAGAAAGGGCGAAAAGGCGCGTGGAAATGGGCAAAGATGTGGTGGTTTTATTGGATTCTATCACCCGTTTAGCCAGAGCGTATAACGCTGTAACGCCTTCAAGCGGTAAGGTTTTAAGTGGGGGCGTGGATGCAAACGCCTTGCACAGGCCCAAGCGCTTTTTTGGAGCCGCAAGGAATATTGAAGAGAGCGGGAGCTTGACGATTATCGCTACTGCGTTGATTGAAACGGGATCTAGAATGGATGAGGTGATTTTTGAAGAATTTAAAGGCACCGGGAATAGCGAAATCGTTTTAGCGAGAAATATCGCAGACAGGCGCATTTACCCGGCCTTTGATATTTTAAAATCCGGCACACGAAAAGATAATATCTTGCTTGGCAAAGACCGATTGACTAAAGTGTGGGTTTTAAGGAATGTGATGCAACAAATGGATGACATAGAAGCCTTAAGCTTTGTGTATTCTAAAATGCAACAAACTAAGGACAATGAAGAATTTTTAAATTTAATGAATGAAAAATAA
- the rpmE gene encoding 50S ribosomal protein L31: MKKGIHPEYIPCKVTCVTSGKEIEVLSTKPEMRIDISSFCHPFYTGSDKIADTTGRVEKFKQRYNLK, translated from the coding sequence ATGAAAAAAGGCATTCACCCCGAATATATCCCATGCAAAGTTACTTGCGTAACGAGCGGGAAAGAAATTGAAGTTTTAAGCACTAAACCTGAAATGCGTATTGATATTTCTAGCTTTTGCCACCCTTTCTATACCGGTAGCGATAAGATCGCTGACACTACAGGGAGAGTAGAGAAATTCAAGCAACGCTACAACTTGAAGTAA
- the rsmI gene encoding 16S rRNA (cytidine(1402)-2'-O)-methyltransferase, with amino-acid sequence MLYFLPTPIGNLADITLRALEVLECCEVFLCEDTRVSKRLLHLLAQNPVISHSFPNIATKKREFIAFHSHNDQEFLNQIELSFFDKEIAVMSDAGMPSLSDPGMSLAAYALKHNIQYDVLPGANALTTAFCASGFLEGRFFYAGFLPHKSKERRLKIAKILNALAYLEEKTPVVFYESPHRLLETLKDLNDLAKGMHLFAAKELTKLHQQYYLGEVSQIIERLQQNNIQGEWVLVLLNEKKIEPCMGLSALLELDLPPKIKAKIEAAMTQKNAKELYFQRLLEEKNQ; translated from the coding sequence GTGCTGTATTTTTTGCCCACTCCTATAGGTAATCTCGCTGACATCACGCTACGCGCCTTAGAAGTTTTAGAGTGTTGCGAGGTTTTTTTATGCGAGGATACAAGGGTGAGTAAGAGGTTGTTGCACTTGCTTGCACAAAACCCTGTTATTAGCCATTCTTTCCCTAATATCGCTACTAAAAAAAGGGAGTTTATCGCCTTCCATTCACACAACGATCAGGAATTTTTAAACCAAATAGAGCTTTCTTTTTTTGACAAAGAAATCGCTGTGATGAGCGATGCAGGCATGCCAAGTTTGAGCGATCCAGGCATGAGTTTAGCCGCTTACGCTTTAAAACACAATATCCAATACGATGTTTTGCCCGGGGCTAACGCGCTCACTACGGCGTTTTGCGCGAGCGGGTTTTTAGAAGGGCGGTTTTTTTATGCCGGCTTTTTACCTCATAAGAGTAAGGAAAGGCGCTTAAAAATCGCTAAAATTTTAAACGCTTTAGCGTATTTAGAAGAAAAAACCCCGGTGGTTTTTTATGAAAGTCCGCACCGATTGTTGGAAACTTTAAAGGATTTAAACGATTTGGCTAAAGGCATGCATTTGTTTGCGGCTAAAGAGCTTACCAAACTCCACCAGCAATATTATTTAGGAGAGGTTTCTCAAATCATAGAGCGGTTGCAACAAAATAATATCCAAGGGGAGTGGGTTTTAGTGCTTTTGAATGAAAAAAAAATAGAGCCTTGCATGGGGCTATCGGCGTTATTGGAATTGGATTTACCTCCTAAAATTAAGGCTAAAATTGAAGCCGCTATGACACAAAAAAACGCTAAAGAGCTTTATTTCCAGCGTTTGTTAGAAGAAAAAAATCAATAA
- the rlmB gene encoding 23S rRNA (guanosine(2251)-2'-O)-methyltransferase RlmB gives MQAVIYGKQVVMRILNSHQEKLQEIYLSKEIDKKFFFALKKACPNIIKVDNKKAQSLAKGGNHQGVLAKVELPLAVSLKEIKKAQKLLVLCGITDVGNIGGIFRSAYCLGMDGVILDFAKELAYEGIVRSSLGLMYDLPFSVMPNTLDLINELKTSGFLCLGASMQGSSQAENLSLKKCALFLGSEHEGLSKKILAKMDAILSVKMRRDFDSLNVSVAAGILMDKIN, from the coding sequence ATGCAAGCAGTGATTTATGGCAAGCAAGTGGTTATGCGCATTCTAAACTCTCATCAAGAAAAATTGCAAGAAATCTATCTTTCTAAAGAAATAGACAAAAAGTTTTTTTTCGCGCTCAAAAAAGCATGCCCTAATATCATCAAAGTGGATAATAAAAAAGCGCAAAGCTTGGCTAAGGGGGGGAACCATCAAGGGGTTTTGGCTAAAGTAGAACTGCCTTTAGCGGTTTCTTTAAAAGAGATTAAAAAAGCTCAAAAACTTTTGGTGCTTTGCGGGATTACGGATGTGGGGAATATTGGGGGTATTTTTAGGAGCGCGTATTGCTTAGGAATGGATGGCGTTATTTTAGATTTTGCTAAAGAATTGGCTTATGAGGGGATCGTGCGATCCAGCTTGGGGCTTATGTATGATTTGCCTTTTAGCGTTATGCCTAACACGCTGGATTTAATCAATGAATTGAAAACGAGCGGGTTTTTATGTTTGGGCGCGAGCATGCAAGGATCTAGCCAAGCAGAAAATCTATCCTTAAAAAAATGCGCTCTTTTTTTGGGGAGCGAGCATGAGGGGTTGTCTAAAAAAATCCTTGCTAAAATGGACGCTATATTGAGCGTAAAAATGCGAAGAGATTTTGATTCGCTCAATGTGAGTGTGGCAGCAGGGATCTTAATGGATAAAATCAACTAG
- a CDS encoding sialidase has protein sequence MEQNKKSLENLDISDVQNISKDISGAALEELSLKNLDKNLQILKEVGVAEICKATKIASKNIHSILEKRYESLSRVHARGFIQILEREYKIDLSAWMKEFDKVCVFKEGVGEEQNQETNPEETAKKPLKVELDYSINQANTSLSKKSSKWKPFVIVLGVVVIILAVVIIQNSSSLKEERGQESAIKSGTKKNSFNEVNPTEENKPEPTPKLEAKHKEQDKQEKEAIKEDPNTIYIIPKKDIWVEVIDLDEKKNSFQKVFKKNYSLETKNHRLLLRFGHGHLNLKNNHQEQNYNDSKTKRFLYEPNKGLTLINETQYKALQQ, from the coding sequence ATGGAACAGAATAAAAAAAGTTTAGAAAATTTAGATATTTCTGATGTTCAAAACATTTCTAAGGATATTTCTGGTGCGGCATTAGAAGAATTATCGCTTAAAAATTTAGATAAAAATTTGCAAATTTTAAAAGAAGTTGGAGTGGCAGAAATTTGCAAGGCGACTAAAATCGCTTCTAAAAATATCCATTCTATCTTGGAAAAGCGTTATGAGTCTTTATCAAGGGTGCATGCTAGGGGATTTATACAAATTTTAGAGCGCGAGTATAAAATTGATTTGAGTGCATGGATGAAAGAATTTGACAAAGTGTGTGTTTTTAAAGAGGGCGTGGGAGAAGAGCAAAATCAAGAAACAAACCCTGAAGAAACAGCAAAAAAACCCCTTAAGGTTGAATTGGATTACAGCATCAATCAGGCTAATACTTCATTATCCAAAAAGTCTTCCAAATGGAAACCCTTTGTTATCGTTTTAGGAGTGGTTGTCATTATTTTGGCGGTCGTTATCATTCAAAACAGCTCTTCTTTAAAAGAAGAAAGAGGGCAAGAAAGCGCTATTAAATCCGGCACTAAAAAGAATTCTTTCAATGAAGTTAATCCTACAGAAGAAAACAAGCCAGAGCCAACGCCTAAACTAGAAGCAAAACACAAAGAACAAGACAAGCAAGAAAAAGAAGCGATCAAAGAAGATCCTAACACCATTTATATCATCCCTAAAAAAGATATTTGGGTAGAAGTGATTGATTTGGATGAGAAAAAAAATTCCTTTCAAAAGGTTTTTAAAAAAAATTATTCTTTAGAAACCAAAAACCACCGCTTATTATTGCGTTTTGGGCATGGGCATCTTAACCTTAAAAACAACCATCAAGAACAAAATTATAACGACAGCAAAACTAAGCGGTTTTTATACGAGCCAAATAAAGGCTTAACGCTCATCAATGAGACCCAATACAAAGCGCTCCAGCAATGA
- the accA gene encoding acetyl-CoA carboxylase carboxyl transferase subunit alpha — protein MAIYLDFENHIKEIQNEIELALIRGDEDAKEILEKRLDKEVKSIYSNLTDFQKLQLARHPDRPYAMDYIDLILKDKYEVFGDRHYNDDKAIVCFIGKIDNVPVVVIGEEKGRGTKNKLLRNFGMPNPCGYRKALKMAKFAEKFNLPILMLIDTAGAYPGIGAEERGQSEAIAKNLQEFASLKVPTISVIIGEGGSGGALAIAVADKLAMMEYSIFSVISPEGCAAILWDDPSKTEVAIKAMKITPRDLKEAGLIDDIILEPSKGAHRDKFSAANTIKEYFLDALRTIQQDPHFLENRYQKLMSLGSFVESMN, from the coding sequence ATGGCCATTTATTTAGATTTTGAAAATCATATTAAAGAGATTCAAAATGAAATTGAATTAGCCCTTATTAGAGGCGATGAGGATGCTAAAGAAATCTTAGAAAAAAGATTGGATAAGGAAGTTAAAAGCATTTATTCCAATCTCACTGATTTTCAAAAACTCCAATTAGCAAGACACCCTGACAGACCCTACGCTATGGATTACATTGATCTCATCTTAAAGGATAAGTATGAAGTCTTTGGGGATAGGCACTATAACGATGATAAAGCGATTGTGTGTTTTATAGGGAAAATTGATAATGTCCCGGTTGTGGTGATCGGAGAAGAAAAGGGCAGAGGGACTAAAAACAAGCTCTTAAGAAATTTTGGCATGCCTAACCCTTGTGGCTATCGTAAGGCTTTGAAAATGGCAAAATTTGCTGAAAAGTTTAATTTGCCTATTTTAATGCTTATAGATACAGCCGGGGCGTATCCGGGGATTGGTGCAGAAGAAAGAGGCCAGAGTGAAGCGATCGCTAAAAACCTCCAAGAGTTCGCTTCCTTAAAAGTCCCTACTATTTCTGTAATTATCGGTGAAGGGGGCAGTGGTGGCGCGCTAGCAATTGCAGTGGCTGACAAATTGGCTATGATGGAATATTCCATTTTTAGCGTTATATCCCCAGAAGGTTGTGCGGCGATTCTTTGGGATGACCCTAGCAAAACTGAAGTGGCTATTAAAGCGATGAAAATCACGCCTAGAGACTTAAAGGAGGCGGGGCTTATTGATGATATTATCTTAGAGCCTAGCAAAGGGGCTCATAGAGACAAATTTTCAGCCGCCAACACGATCAAAGAGTATTTTTTAGACGCTCTAAGGACTATCCAACAAGACCCTCATTTCCTTGAAAACCGCTATCAAAAATTAATGTCGCTTGGTTCGTTTGTGGAGAGCATGAACTAA